In Sphaeramia orbicularis chromosome 9, fSphaOr1.1, whole genome shotgun sequence, the sequence ATTCACTCAAAAGTGTCAGTGTTTGTAACTCAGTTTAATGGTATGCTGAATTCTGTAAGCTGCCCAGGGCATTTCATTCAACATCATCACACACCGCATGTGCAGCCGCCACTTAAGACTTGTAAATATACTGCACTGCATGCGTGTTGACATTGAATACTGACCTTGTTTTAAATAGCATATTATGGTATGACTATTGATTTGTTTGATCTTGCAGAAAAGCCTTAGGGGATTGTACCACAAGCAGAGTGTGTAATTACggaacatcaaataaaaagagaGTCCTGATTATTTAATTACACGAGGTTATCTTTAGTTCAGTCTTCCTTGACCGgttttaaatgggtcatattttgctaaacccacttttattagtctttggttcatgtatttggaccctaatagttccaaaagtttgaatttgaaccctccaggtgctgcaaagctatatttatattcattttggcaaaaaattgtgtggatttctacaaccggttTTAATTCgtacttaatttgttacatctataactagttacatcacaacatttgcacatataaggtcaagacttctgatgaatatttctccgagtacgacataattgtttatcagcagcagcagttgtagtaaaaactgaaaatatgtccagacatcgagccaattacctaaaatccCTTCcctcccttctcgtagcatgtcctaaaagctctctaaaaagttatcaactggttcagaacgcggcagcgagactactaacaggaataaatagaagagaacacatcacccctgtgctccaagcccttcactggcttccaattgagtttagaattagattcaaaatcctcctcctcacatacaagaccattaatggtatgggcccctcttatctcagagatgctctggtgccgtaccatcccaacagaacccttcgttctcagaatgcaggtctactggtagttcccagggtctgtaagagtacagtaggagctagagcctttagttaccaagctcctgttttatggaatcagcttccagttaacattaaagaggccgacacagtctctacatttaaggtcaggctaaaaacattcctatttgaaaaagcttatggtcaggctagttcaaaccagactaaacccacagttcagtctaagctgccctaggagcaagaatgctgggggaagtacaggcactgagtcctatctcctgtttctggttctacgtaccattctggtctgcacttatatttttaatatttagccaacttagtttgtgcagtgctattcacccgatgtcccctttccccactcccctccgggggagtggctactttttcagttgtaaccacttgggagccaatgatggcaggatctgcgctgacccatctgtgtcctgccctgtcctgtgtcctgaccccctcccccacctgtctggatggacgtcctcggcctcaccactgtggatgggcctcctcgcccctgcctgtctcatccagcgggatggaccccccatgtgtccaccctactgcatccttgtagactagaactacatctgcaaatggacgtccatcagtcctggtgcatctatagcctgtccgtccatgggagtggatctctccttcactgtggttctccccgaggtttctcccttttcccactgggttttgagtttttccttgccgagaaggagggtctaaggacgggggatgccctggacactactcattttcttgctgttcatttgactgttgtttactctaactgactctgtaaagccctttgagataaccttgttgtgatattgggctatacaaataaagttgaattgaattgaaaattgaattaaaatgttcagttgtcgcttgaagagcagcacagccaacaacctaaaGGGGGTGGGGcttaaagtggctcatttgcattaaaagggccagcgctcaaaacgacctttctggtgtcattactctgaaatagggttgaagatggacctgtggagttgaattaatgaagaattcgggGGGGTTATATTCAAAAGAAAGCTAAATGAAGTAATTTTAGTTGAAAGCCCAAGATATTAATCAGCACTTGAACTGATTATGCTTGTATTTTATGTCTTCACTCAATTAATTTTTCAGTCAAATGATACACTACCTGCACAACTAagtaacttaaaggggtcatattttgctaaacccacttttattagtctttggttcatgtatttgtgtatttggaccctaatagttcataaagtttgaatttgaaccctccaggtgctgcaaagctatctttatattctttttggcaaaaaatcgagtggatttctacaacctgttttaattccttcttaatttggtatgttttataactagttacgtcacgacttttgcacatataaggtcaagacttcagacgaacatttctccaagtacgacataattgtttatcagcagcagcagttgtagtaaaaactgaaaatatgtccaaagttcgatccaattacctaaaatgttcagttgttggttgaacgggacagagcagcacagccaataacctaaAGGAGGTGGGGCTTAAAGTGGCTCTTTCGCATTTAAAGGGCctgcgctcaaaatgacctttctggtgtcattactcagaaatagggttgaagatggacctgtggagttgaattaatgaagaattcagacacaACTATAgcttttacagtttatgtagaccacagggaaatgttttaaaatgcataattctatttaaaaaagtaaaatatcactcagGGGTCACCTGTAATCTACCTACTCTGTCCTTCTTCTGCTTTTTCTGCTTTTTATTTATGTCTCTTCTGGCATCACAGTGTGTGACAGTGCAATGTCGTGAAGAGtccatggagaaaaaaacaaactttaatgTGGACTCCTGAGGTTTGGGTTGAGGCCAGATTGGACAATGCAGTCAGTCACCGCTCCCCAAAAATATCTTGGAGACAATACGGACACCATGGTATGCTCACCATCTGTCTTGGAGGAAATATAGGAGTTTTGTGGTTTGTTTAGCTCTCAATATGTTAAGTctcatttaacattttattttagaAATTCAAATGTACTTCGGAACATTTCTGCTGGCACAAAGCAGAAATGataaagttattttttgttttgtttttattttccttaaaCCTTACATTAGCAAAAAACCTAGGTAATGTGCAGAAGAAATGAAAGATGTCTAATAATGTTTGTCCAGTCTACACAGTACATGGCACTAGCTTAATGACACAGACTCCTCATCTCCTCactaactagaaaaaaaaaaatcacacaatatCAAAAACATCTACGAAATAAGAACTTTTATTCATAATATATTCATACTTGTacacaagtaaaataaaatgcataTCTATGGTTCCTTTGCAATCTCCATAAACAAATTGACAGCATTCTTTCAGTAAATGCTACCCATATACCCTTTCTGTCATGAAAATAGAACTAAAATCAGGGAGGTAAAACATTGGCTTTtagaaacataaaaaacataacattacCCAACAAATGCATCACTTTGATtaaataatggggggggggggcgggggtagGGGGGAGATCGTTTATTTTCATTAAACGGACCCAACATTCTTTGTGTGCTTTCTGTCTCTGATTtcctgtatttgttttttgttgttttttttttttttttgttatttttttgtcatttttgttcattttttgtttgtttagtatttgtcttttttttagtcgTCCGGTGGTCTGTCTAAGCAGTAAAAGCTTTTGAGAGGGAAAGAGGGAGGAGTCTCCGAAGTGTAGCTTAGACACAGTACAATTAAGTACATAGAGAACAAACAATTTGGGCACCAATTCATTATATACATTAGTTCTGTAGTGTTCTGTAAAGGCATCCATTTTATTAAATGTACTCTAATGTCCTCGTTATTGTTCGTCGTCCTCACCCACATTGGGTCAAAGTGACTCCTGGCTTTTCAGTCACTGCCTATTGTAGATGTCACTGCATCTTCTGTATCATTGTCATGAGCATCAACAATCTTAGTCCTGTGTTCAGAATGAGATCAGGAGTCCTAAGACATGGCTAGAGATATCCAGATCATGGGAATGATGAGAGAGCGCAGCACTTGCAAAGTAGAACCCTGACCTTTGATACACTGGGCGTCTGATTTGGGCTTTTTGAcacacttctttttctttttgtttgatgCTGTAGATGATTCCAGAGTGTCTATAAGATCAGGATTTAGATTGGAGGAATTATCAAGGGCATTGGACAAGGTTCCTAGTGGTCCATCGTTCTGCTTGTTTTGGGTCTCATTTTTCGTTCGTTCTGGCTCCTTGAATTTAGTCTTGGACATgttctccttttctttcaggggGTTGTTTTGGCGGCTTTTTCCAGACAGGATGGAGGACTTATCGTTGTCTCCGAGGCAACACCTGGGAATGGTGTCTCCTAGAGGATTCTCACTGGAAGGGAATTTGCCGGACTGTGTCTTGGAGCTGAACAGGTCAGTTTGGATTTGAAACTTCTTTACGCAGCCCTCCAAGTCTTCACTTTTCAGTGCTTTTAGGTCCTCCCCTGCTAGGAACTCAGGAATGTTGCACTCTAACTCAGAGCTGGAACCTTTGAAACGCTTAAACCACTCCCACAAGGTCCTTGCTCGACAGTCACAGATCCACTGGTTCCCGTTTAGACGCAAGTACTGGAGGGTTGCAAGCGGGTCCATAGTCTCTCCCGTCAAGACAGTAAGATTGTTATAGAACAAATAGAGGGTTTTCAGCTTACCAAGATCAGTAAAAGCCCTTGGTTGGACGTAGATAACCCGATTCTGGTGTAGCAGCAGTCGATCCAGATTGATTAAGCCTCGAAACATGTTGTCTGTTACTATCTTGATCTTGTTATTGTGCAGGTAGAGATAGGTGAGGTTGGCAAGGTCCAGAAAAGTGTCATCATGCAGGGTATGAATGTTATTGTCCTGCAGGTAAAGGTACTGTAGGGAAAACATTCCACGGAAAACTCCGACAGGGAGCTCGGACAGGCCACACCTGTGCAAGTGGAGGGTGTGCAGCTTAGTTAAACCCCGGAAGGCTGTGGGGCTGATGGTGCGGAGGTTACTGTTGTCCCCAATGTCCAGCTCCTCCAGTTTTTCCAAGCCATAGAAGGCTCCAGCCTCAATGTAGCTGATGTTGTTCGAGTAGAGCCAAAGAACGGTGAGATTATGGCAAGAGCTGAAGCTGGTGGATCTCACCACTGTCAGCTTGTTGCTCTGGAGGAATATCCGCTGGCTCCGCACTGGGATCTCAGTGGGGATGGAAAACAGTCCTTGTTGTTGGCATGCCACAGTAGGTCTAGGCTCACTGTAGCAGACGCACTTGGCAGGGCAGCTGTCAGTTTGAGGCACAAGGTTCAGCCACACCATGAGAAACAGGAGTCGCCCCCCTAGGGAAAACAAAGAAACGACAGTCAGTATACTATGAAAATTAGAAATTGTGCAAGTTCCGGCAAGAATAGAGGACATTTAATCAAATCACAAATACTTTTCAAAAACGCTATTTCGTCACTGACTACAGAATATGGAGTTCTATTCATAGTGATTCAACAAGTATGTTTTTTTCCGGTGATGTTCTCTGGATTTGTCATTTGGATTTCATGTCTACTCCCTGCTGCTTTTGCTGACGTGAAGGACTAAACAGCTGAAAAGAGCCTTGTGAAGGCAGGCTCATTTAAAATTGGGTGGGTGGCTTTTATGTGGAATTAGCTTGCTCTAATAGGGCGGACATAACTAATGGTGTTTCAGCATTCCTGAGGTTGACATTTAGCATGACGCTGGGAGATAAGCTTTCATGCCAGACTAAGAGATTGATGCCTGCGGCCAAGGTGGAAAGATGGCTACAGAGGCCCCGCTAGAGTTTCCACAGTGCAGCCATGACTGAAGCATATTTTATAAGCGGAGCATGAAGATGAGGTATACGAGAGGTGTGATAGCTCCCAGAGCAAGGCTTGTAAAGCCTCTTGTAGGAGTTTGCCCCCAAGGCAGCTATGTTTAAAATAAGGCATATTATGCATTTGCACACATTAATTATTTCTGCTTGTTCTGCATAAATATTCGGATGAGCTTCTTACACAGTACCATGATGAATGAAATGAGCAGAGTTAACTACACGTGAACAACTTAGTACATGTGAAGAATCACATCCACTCTTGTAGGAGCAGCCGACCCAGAACAAAACCTACTGGGTGTTCCTTCAAACCACagattcacatcatttttatgTTGAAACTGGAACAAAAATACATTTGATAACTACACGTTTACACATATGAATGTCATCATTAGTGTCTCTGAAAAATTGCATGGATATGTAAGTATTAAATGAGCTTTTCACAGTTGGGTTTATGCACTAACAGCACGTGGTTAAATGCAAGAAAAAATATCAAGATTTGGAAAAAGCAAAAATAAGATTTAACAACGACTTGTGATGATTAAACCACACCTCAGGCTTTTTCTTACTCTAGCCAAAGCATTTGTATgatactagggatgtccgatattggcttttttgccaaaaaccgatatgccgatattgtccaacgcttaatttccgattccgatatctaccgataccgctgccgatatatgtgggatattaaactaattttaggtaacatcacatatctcctgtcatggaattaacacatcatgcctaattttattgtgatgccccattggatgcattctcaaatgcaacaaggctttcagaatgtaaacactgtctgtgcaaagaatacatacttcaacttaagttgtggaaaaaatgccatatttatttattttctctccctccctccatgagtctattacagtgtggcaatgctactgtacaattttgaaaactgcacatttctttcagctacaaacaatgcttcatttgcacgtcggtaaatgccggcgaaatcaaggcattattttatcggttttaatgataggcaaaacaaaacgataacgatattcaccgatattacatttttatgccaatattatACAAACTCAAAGACCTCCAGAGTTGGGATGCAGGTATGCCCTGGTGACTGGAGGCAAAATGTCAGATTCTGTATATCCACCATCCACCCCAAACAATATATTTCAATATATTTTGGGTTCACAAAAATACAGAGTATACATATTCATGATTTTCAGCATCTTACAATAGCAGCGTTTTATTCTGACAAGTGGATTGAGGCCCCTGAGGAGCAAACAGAGTATCTATTGGGGTTCTCACATTCCTTCATGTAGAGATGAAGGTGTCAAAATGTCACAGGCATATCTAGTGTGAGCATGTGATGGCAGGTACTACTCGAAACCTCTGAATTGTCTTCAGCTCCTATCATTACTAAGGATTTCCAATCTCTGCTCCTCTGCACATGTGAGGAATCCCAGGCTTGCAGGCAATGACAGGTAGAGGGGCTCTGCTAAAATGCATGTGCCTTACACCGCCCTCCCTCCGTTTTCATTCCCCTTCTCATTCCCCTGCAATGTGTTGTGGTGCAGCTCATCTCTGGACCTTGTTAAACGGAGCTCTGGTGTGGCCTGACAGCAGCCCTCTGCTGCACTTTCCTTCCAATCTTCCTGCTCAGCCGTCAGACTGCCACCGGAAAGCTGTCAAGACTTTCCACTCTTTCTGCATCGCAGCACTTTTCCCTCAGCACTGCCTAACAATAGCAATATTTTATCGCACAGTACGCTTCATGTATCTGCTCTGCcgtcttcatttttttccccctctgctCTCTATTAATTAAAAGGCTATGTCCACCCACGCATTGCATGTCATAGCCTGGTTCCTCAGCTATCGGCATAATATGTCTTGTCTTTGTTAGCATCTGTTGAATGACAGCGAAAGCCCCACAATGTCATCAACTGAGTCCCAATTATTTTCGCCCACTAATAGCATCTTCACATGTGCACCACACTGATTACACCATACGTTACAGAGATAAATGTGAGTGTCATGGCATCCTAACAGTGTTGTAGTATGACTGAATAACCTCTCTATGACTTCACGGCAGACCTCTCACCTTCTACTCTAGAGATTAGAGTCGATACAGGCTGAGGTCTGAGGTTCTGTtcacactacactgtaaaaaaaaatcagcaatttaacagaattttcactgtttatttttacagattttttcctgtatttttaaggtacaggaaaatatcaatgaaatgaaaaaaataaactgtgattttacatgtcaaatgtaaaataacacgaaaaaccgtaactgtgaataaccataaaatttccatttttttaagagacactttttcttttttcacagaaaaatacagttaaaatacatttgcaaatgtatcataatttcacaaatatttcttttctatttatgagattaaactgttaaagtttaatactgtaaaaaaaaaaaaaatgagatgagatgaaattactgacaattaaccataaaaaaagtatttgttctgtaagtttaacaagacttgtatgttaattgacaaatatcttgtgtaattacgggaggtttcacaacaaaaaatgttgaataaatgtatttttgtgaatgtataacatgtataagcactgataaactgtccaaatacagtttttatcagtggattgtacaacttagtctcattgaaaattatttatacatatatttataggtaacaTGATTGttttaaaatattctttattaaacattaaaaagtcaaaaaaaagcaaaatgtcatgtaaagttagggcaaaaaactgtatttaattatggaaaattactgtatttttatgagatggttatttccgttattttactattttttcagcacccctgctgccagaatattaccgttttttttttttttttttcacagtgtattgACGACTAACATGACTAATCTTTCCTGTTTATTCATCACGTCTTTGCTTTAGCTTTCACTTCTCTTGTTATATAAAACGGAACTAATGCTGTGCTGTTTGTTCCCACAACTGTTGTTGCGCTGTTGACACAAACTTTTATATCAATACGACATCAAGGTTGtggtaggggaaaaaaaaaaatccattcctTATCGTCCTCTGCCAGCATTGGTTTCAACACTTAATCTTCCCTATCGGCAGCGTCAAAACATGCCTCTGAGCACTGCTTTTCAGCTTCAGACCGTGCCAGTGGCCTTTATTCTGAGAGCTATATGATTGTACAGTAGCAATTATCACTCAGTTTAAGAGCAGACAAGCCTCTTTGTTTCATCCTGACTGACACTGTAGTCCCTGCAGGTCTGAGTAAAGAACAACACTTCACCCCCTCTATCTCCTTAAGCAGGCACTTCTGTTTACAATAAGAGCCTGACAATATACGGCAAGAATTACAGGGGGCAGCGGGCCGATTAAATTTTCTGTCAAAAGATGTTAGTTGATGCGACTAATATGTTCTGGTGTGGCCGTTTATATAGAGATAGGCCTTTCACAGAGTCCCTTATGTGAATTGTACTGATGAgataattatacagggtggggaagcgaaatttacaatattttgaggcagggattgaaagacagtgtatgaccaattagtttactgaaagtcatgagaatttatttgccacaagaaaattgacattatagaaaatgtttttattctatgtgtcctcctttctcaataactgccttcacacgcttcctgaaacttgcgcaaatgttcctcaaatattggggtgacaacttctcccattcttctttcatagtatcttccagactttctcgtaatagttttgctcatagtcattctcttctttccattataaacagtctttatggacactccaactatttttgaaatctcctttggtgtgacgagtgcattcagcaaatcacacactctttgacgtttgctttcctgattactcatatgggcaaaagtttctgaaaaggtatggataatagtgttaggtatgattatgacatcaatatatgtttggtttcaaaacaactgatgtagtgcctgctgagaaaaaacaactaaatgttcattgtaaattttgcttccccaccctgtatagacaaCTACAAGGAAGAGCTCCACTGAAACCTGCTTTATTCTTCATTCTAATTCAGGAAGTGTTAGTTTTTCTTTGTCAAGGGCTTCACTATCTTTACAATTTTGGGTCTTTTTTCATATTGTTGCATCATAGTCTGGTTTTGACAaattctatatataaagtgtcatgagataacttttttgttgtgatctggcgctatataaataatatttgattgattgagtgatttgattggttttcccctctaagtcactttggaaaaaagcatctgccaaatgcataaacataaacatctttCTAcactctgttaaaaaaaaaataataataataataatgtaaaaaacaatatttttccctcagcaggggtgccaaaaaatactcttaaataacggaaaataaccatctcatatcaaaatacagttttttgccctaactttacatgagattttgcatattttttgactttttaatgtttaataaagaatatttacatgtattaaaacaatcaaattacctatatatatacatatatatatatatatatatatatatatatatatatatatatatatatataaatacttttcaatgagactaagttgtacaatccactgataaaaactgtatttggacagtttatcagtgcttatacatgttatacattcacaaaaatacatttattcaacatttttgttgtgaaacatcccgtaattacacaagatatttgtcaattaacaaacaagtcttgttaaacttacagaacaaatacttcttttacggttaattgtcagtaattttatcttgttttattattattattattttacagtattaaactttaaattaacagtttaatctcataaatagaaaagaaatatttgtgaaattacgatacatttgcaaatgtattttaactgtatttttctgaggaaaacatttcttttgaaaaatggaaattttatggttattcacagttacagttttttcgtgttattttccatgtgacatgtaaaatcacagtctatttttgtcatttcattgatattttcctgtatcttaaaaatacaggaaaatctgtaaaataaacagtgaaaattctgttaaattacagtttgtttttttacagtgcagagtgTGAGAATGAGTGAGGTCAGACAGCTTTGCTTACTCATTAACTGTCTGATTCCTCTCACATCTGAACGTGTCCCTAGTTCCAGCATTAAACAAATGGTAGGTGTTATTCTGAAATTACAACCATCACTTAAAGCCTTTTCTCGTGTTCTCAAGTCCGCCGCAAACGCAGAGGGCACATCGGGACAGCACATTCCAGGGGCCTCCGATTTATCATGGTGGCTTTGCTCTGAAGGGCTGGGGATTGGAATGGGACGGCTAACATGACAGTCTTATCCCCTTGGCCCACAGTGGAAGTGATGTCTCTGTCAGAGATGAATCACAGTGGTTTTCCACAGGGACCTCCTGGCCTCTT encodes:
- the rtn4r gene encoding reticulon-4 receptor → MKTVIIDGGRLLFLMVWLNLVPQTDSCPAKCVCYSEPRPTVACQQQGLFSIPTEIPVRSQRIFLQSNKLTVVRSTSFSSCHNLTVLWLYSNNISYIEAGAFYGLEKLEELDIGDNSNLRTISPTAFRGLTKLHTLHLHRCGLSELPVGVFRGMFSLQYLYLQDNNIHTLHDDTFLDLANLTYLYLHNNKIKIVTDNMFRGLINLDRLLLHQNRVIYVQPRAFTDLGKLKTLYLFYNNLTVLTGETMDPLATLQYLRLNGNQWICDCRARTLWEWFKRFKGSSSELECNIPEFLAGEDLKALKSEDLEGCVKKFQIQTDLFSSKTQSGKFPSSENPLGDTIPRCCLGDNDKSSILSGKSRQNNPLKEKENMSKTKFKEPERTKNETQNKQNDGPLGTLSNALDNSSNLNPDLIDTLESSTASNKKKKKCVKKPKSDAQCIKGQGSTLQVLRSLIIPMIWISLAMS